The genomic DNA TCATTTGAGCCAAGCTCTACTACTCCAAAATACCTTGCACCTTTTTTAAGCGTAGTGCCCTGGCTTAGCACAGAGATCAAAACCATAAAAAATATGGTATTGAAAATCAGCTGGGAGTTTTGCACGCCTGGAGCTGAGAGTGGATAGGTCGCAAGTATGATAGGAACAACTCCTCTAAGCCCAACCCAAGATATAAAAAACTTCTCTTTTTTTGAATATCTTGAAAAGATTAATGAGATAAAAACGCTTATTGGTCTAGCTATAAACATCACAACTACAGCCATAATAAAACTATATAAAGCAACTTCTGGTAGTTCGCTTGGGAAAACCAAAAGTCCAAGAGTCAAAAAGATAAATATCTGCATCATCCAGCCAACACCATCAAAGAAACCGACCAAATTTTTCTTATAAATAAACTCTTTTTTGTTTGCAAAAATTCCAGCCATATAAACTGCTATATATCCATTTCCACCTATTTTTTCAGTCACACCAAAAAGCACCGCAACAAGAGCTAAAAGAAGCACTGGATAAAGTCCCCAGTGGCTGAGCTTGATTCTATTTATCAGGCTTGGTATAATGACACCAAATCCATATCCCATAACCCCACCAAGTATAAACTCTAAGGCTAAATTTGAAAAAAGCGTGAAATAATCTGGCAAAACGCCAATGCCTATAAGTCCAAGAATAGTCATAGTAAGGAAAATCGCCATTGGATCATTGCTTCCACTCTCAAACTCAAGCAAAGGAGCTAGGTTGTTTTTGAGTTTTGTGGCATTTGATCTAAGCACAGAAAACACAGCCGCAGCGTCAGTTGAGCTAATAATTGCGCCAAACAAAAACGACTCTAAAACCGGCAATCGCATAACATAATAAGCAAAAAGCCCAGTTATACCAGCTGAAACCACAACGCCAAGAGTAGCTAGCACAAGACCTGGCTTGAAAACTGGCTTTACTTCTTTAAAGCTAGTATTAAATCCACCAGCAAAAAGTATGTATATAAGAGCGATTGTGCCGACATTTGCTGCGATTTGTGAGTTGTCAAACTCTAGCCCCACTATGCCATCGCTCCCTGCAAGCATCCCAACAGCCAAAAACATAAGGAGAGCTGGAACGCCGTATTTATCAGAAATCTTACTAAACATCACACTAAACAAAAACAGTAGCCCAAAGAGTATAAGCGCGTTTTCCATTAAATTTAATCCTGTATATTCTTATCAATTCTACATTGTAAGGCTTCATGTATAAGCACTCTAGCCACAGCTCTTTCTTCTCTTATTAGATGAAAATTATCTCCAAAATTTGAATAAAGTTGTTTTTCTTCAGTTCCTGTAAATCTTATGACGGTATTTACTGGATAGCCAAGATCTTTGATCGCATTTGCTATCATTTCGAGTTTTTGTTCATTACTCACAGTTAAAATAACTGCAGCGCAAGTTTGCACGCAAGCCTTTTCTAATGTCACTTTTTGAGTTGCATTCCCAAAAAATACATTCTCGCCCCTACTTCTTCCAAGCTGCACAGCAGTCAAATCGCTTTCTAAAACAAGATAAGGCATACCTTGAGTTTTTAGCCTATTTACGACTTCTTGACCAAGCCTTCCATAGCCACAAATGATAAAATGACCGTTTATCGAATCTGGTTTTATCTGCTCAAAAAGATCGACTCCAGCATCTTCTTCTAATTTGTCTGCTATTTTGCCTAAATTTTTAAGTATAAATGGAGTTATAACCATTGAGATTATGACAACTGCTGTTAAAATTTGAGATATCTCATTATTTAGCATATTATTTACATTTAAAAGTGAGAAGATAGCTAGAGCAAACTCTCCTACTTGGCAGATGCTAAGTGCGGTTTTTATCGCAACCCTTTTTTTGATAAACAAAAGCAAAAGCGCATAAACCACTGCTACTTTTACGACCATTACATCGACTAAAATAATAAGAACTACGAATAAATTTTTAAATATTATCTCAAAATTTATCTGCATGCCTACTGTGATAAAAAATAGCCCCAAAAGCAGATCTCTAAAAGGTATCAAGTCGGCTTCTATTTGGTGTTTGTACTGGGTTTCAGCGATAAGCATTCCGGCGATAAATGCCCCCAAAGAGTAGCTAAATCCAAAATAATGAGCCAAAAAGCTAGATCCAACGACAGTAAAAAGAATAGTTGTGATGAAAATCTCTTGCGAGTTTGTCTTGACCACAAAATACAAAACCAAGTTAAAAACATACTTTCCTATAAAATACAAAAGTATGATGACTATCACAGCACTTGTCATCGTGGTGACTAGCAGATCTTCTATAGAGCTAGTTTTGGAGCTAAAAATATCTATCATAAGAAGAAGTGGGATAACAGCCAAATCTTGAAATAGCAAGATTCCAAGTGCTTTTCTACCGTAAATTTGAGTTATGTCGCCATTGTCGTTTAGGGTCTTTAGGACGATTGCAGTCGAGCTAAGAGCAAGAGCAAATCCGATGATAATGGCTGTTTTTTGACCTATATCAAAAGCGTATTGAGCTAGAAGTGAAAATATCGTTCCAGTTATCACGACTTGGATTATTCCGTTTAAAAAGACTTCTCTTTTCATACTCATAAGATGCTTGAAACTAAACTCAAGTCCAATAGTAAACATCAAAAATACTATTCCAAACTCAGCAATATGCGTCAAATCCGTATCATAACTCAGCCCAAAAATTTGAGCGATAAAAACGCCAGTCACGATATAACCGATAATGGTTGGTATTTCAAATCTTTTGAAAAATACGTTTAAAACAACAGCAAAAGCTGTAGCTATCAAAAATAGCACCAAAAAATGTTCCATTTGTCCTACTTTTTGTCGTTTAAAAATATAAGGTCAAAACTATCTTTTCTTTTGACTAAAGATCTTTTTGTGTTTTCTTTATTTGCTTGTTCTAAATTTGACTTTAACTCTTCAACAAGTGCTTCATACTCATCAATTTGCTCTTTTAGTCTAAGTATGACATCGACTCCAGCCAAATTTACTCCAAGATCTCTTGTGAGGCGAAGTATCATTTTGATCCTATCAAGGTCTTTTTGACTATACAATCTCATCTTGCCGCCAGTCCTTGAAGGCTCTACAAGTCCCTCTCTTTCGTACTGGCGAAGGGTTTGAGGATGTATGCTTAAAACCTTAGCAACAACACTTATAAGATACACCGGCTCTTCATAATTTTCCATTTTAACTCCTATTTTGATTTCGCAGACAGACAAAGTCTGTCTTTACGACCAAAGAGCTTCGCCCTTTGGAAACCCCTAAAGTCCCTACTGACGCAGGGTAACCCGTAACATTTTATGTTCTTTTAACGCCATAGTGAAACTATGGCTAAAGAACCAAACACTAAAGTCCGTTGCTTCGCAACCATTTAGCTCTTATTTTGATTTCGCAGGTCAGCAGAGCCGACCTTTGCGACAATCTTTAAAAAAGCTTGACCAAACTAAAGTCCCCATAAATGGGGTACCCCAAATTCTATTTTAATTTCGCAGACGAACGCCGTTACAAAGATAGCCTTAAATAGCTATTTCGTAGGCGTGAGAGATAGATGGCTTTGCTCACATCTTTCGTCTGTCTTTGCGACCAAATTTAAAGTTTCTCTTCAAGCATTTTTGCCAAATCTTTATCCAGAGAGCCTACATCTGGCAAAATAATATTTGTCGTAAGATACAAATCGCCAAAAATCCCAGTTTTTCTATTTTGCACGCCATAACCTTTTAGGCGAATTTTTTGTCCGTTTTTTGTATTTGGAGCTATTTTCATACTCACAGTTTTTTTAAATGTCTCAACCTCGATTTTCCCACCAAATAAAGCAGTTTTAAGCGGAATATCTACATTGGCATATAAATCGTCATCTTGTCTTTTATACTTATCATCGCTAGCGATCTCAACGCTAAGTATCGCATCGCCGGTTTTGCCATTTGCGCTTTTTCCTTTGCCGCGTATTCTTAATTTTTCTCCATTATTTATACCAGCTGGGATTTTGATTTTTATACTTTGAGAGTTTAAATTTATATTGTATTCGCCGCCCACAACAGCAGCTTTAAATGGCACTGTGATTTTGCTATTTATGTCAAGATCTTGCTCGAATCCGCCAAACCCATCAAAACCGCTAAAGCCACGACTACTAAATCCTCCACTACTAAAACCACCAAAGCCGCCGCCGCCAAAGATATTTCTCAAAATATCATTTATATCAGCGCCGCCTTGAGCATTTGCGAAGTCATGGAAGCTCTGTCCTCCAAACATACTATCGCCGTAAGTGTCGTATTGGCGTCTTTTTTCATCATCACTTAGCACTTCATAAGCAGCATTTATCTCTTTAAATTTATCCTCAGCGCCAACGTCTTTGTTGATGTCTGGATGATACTTTCTAGCAAGCTTTCTATAGGCTTTTTTTATCTCATCGCTACTTGCGCTTTTTTCAACTCCAAGTGTCTCATACAAGCTATTACTCATAACACTACCTCACTTATTCTTTTTTATATACATTATAGCATAAAACTTTAGTCTAAGTCAATCAAGTTTAATCAAATATTATTTACATTTTTACAGTAATTATTAAATTTACATTTATCGCTAAATAATATAATTTCGCAAATTTAATAAAAAAGGAAATGATAATGAAAAAACTAACAATTATTTCTATAATAACTGCGACAAGTCTGCTGGGTGCAAATATAAGCTTCAATGACGCAAACACCAACTATAACAGAATAAATCCAGCAAATGACGCAAACACAGTTTTATCCTTTAATAGCTCAATAGCAAAGGCTAAAAAATCAGTTGTAAATATCTCGACTTCAAAAACGCTTAAAGTCCAACAAGGCGTAAATAGCTTAATGGATGATCCATTTTTTCAAGAATTTTTTGGTTTTCATTTTAAACTACCAAAAGAAAGAAATCAAAAATCCACATCTTTAGGCTCTGGAGTTATCATCTCAAAAGACGGTTATATCGTCACAAACTACCACGTA from Campylobacter iguaniorum includes the following:
- a CDS encoding cation:proton antiporter; translation: MEHFLVLFLIATAFAVVLNVFFKRFEIPTIIGYIVTGVFIAQIFGLSYDTDLTHIAEFGIVFLMFTIGLEFSFKHLMSMKREVFLNGIIQVVITGTIFSLLAQYAFDIGQKTAIIIGFALALSSTAIVLKTLNDNGDITQIYGRKALGILLFQDLAVIPLLLMIDIFSSKTSSIEDLLVTTMTSAVIVIILLYFIGKYVFNLVLYFVVKTNSQEIFITTILFTVVGSSFLAHYFGFSYSLGAFIAGMLIAETQYKHQIEADLIPFRDLLLGLFFITVGMQINFEIIFKNLFVVLIILVDVMVVKVAVVYALLLLFIKKRVAIKTALSICQVGEFALAIFSLLNVNNMLNNEISQILTAVVIISMVITPFILKNLGKIADKLEEDAGVDLFEQIKPDSINGHFIICGYGRLGQEVVNRLKTQGMPYLVLESDLTAVQLGRSRGENVFFGNATQKVTLEKACVQTCAAVILTVSNEQKLEMIANAIKDLGYPVNTVIRFTGTEEKQLYSNFGDNFHLIREERAVARVLIHEALQCRIDKNIQD
- a CDS encoding heat shock protein transcriptional repressor HspR, which translates into the protein MENYEEPVYLISVVAKVLSIHPQTLRQYEREGLVEPSRTGGKMRLYSQKDLDRIKMILRLTRDLGVNLAGVDVILRLKEQIDEYEALVEELKSNLEQANKENTKRSLVKRKDSFDLIFLNDKK
- a CDS encoding potassium/proton antiporter; this encodes MENALILFGLLFLFSVMFSKISDKYGVPALLMFLAVGMLAGSDGIVGLEFDNSQIAANVGTIALIYILFAGGFNTSFKEVKPVFKPGLVLATLGVVVSAGITGLFAYYVMRLPVLESFLFGAIISSTDAAAVFSVLRSNATKLKNNLAPLLEFESGSNDPMAIFLTMTILGLIGIGVLPDYFTLFSNLALEFILGGVMGYGFGVIIPSLINRIKLSHWGLYPVLLLALVAVLFGVTEKIGGNGYIAVYMAGIFANKKEFIYKKNLVGFFDGVGWMMQIFIFLTLGLLVFPSELPEVALYSFIMAVVVMFIARPISVFISLIFSRYSKKEKFFISWVGLRGVVPIILATYPLSAPGVQNSQLIFNTIFFMVLISVLSQGTTLKKGARYFGVVELGSNDPISLSHIPISYNHLKQFTIGKNSKIIGKNLTELELPDDFLILLAKRGNEYIKAGGSFEFEENDLLLILCDNEIRYQKVLEIYQF
- a CDS encoding DnaJ family protein: MSNSLYETLGVEKSASSDEIKKAYRKLARKYHPDINKDVGAEDKFKEINAAYEVLSDDEKRRQYDTYGDSMFGGQSFHDFANAQGGADINDILRNIFGGGGFGGFSSGGFSSRGFSGFDGFGGFEQDLDINSKITVPFKAAVVGGEYNINLNSQSIKIKIPAGINNGEKLRIRGKGKSANGKTGDAILSVEIASDDKYKRQDDDLYANVDIPLKTALFGGKIEVETFKKTVSMKIAPNTKNGQKIRLKGYGVQNRKTGIFGDLYLTTNIILPDVGSLDKDLAKMLEEKL